In Nocardioides sp., the following proteins share a genomic window:
- a CDS encoding cation acetate symporter, protein MNHAYGAAAVVAVAVATLAIGWWGLRVARTTSDFFVASRAVRPALNASAIGGEYLSAASFLGVAGLVLAFGAEMLWYPVGWTAGYLVLLVLVAAPLRRSGAYTLPDFAQARLESRRVRGLTSMLVVAIGMLYLIPQFQGAGLTLRLATGLDPRVGGLVVALVVLGNVLAGGMRSVTFVQAFQFWLKLTALLVPAIVLLSVWWGDGGVSPASAAFDLPGQEPHWGDPMSTESPHALYTTYSIIAATFLGTMGLPHVVVRFYTNPDGRAARRTTLVVLALIGLFYVLPPVYGALGRIYAGDLVTSGRSDLVVLELPSRMLGATAADLLSALLVAGAFAAFLSTSSGLTVAIAGVLSQDLFESRLPGVAGFRAGAVVAVVAPYLLAIAIADVGVATAVGLAFAVAASTFCPLLVLGIWWHRLTAAGALAGLAMGGLTSGFAVVRTFFSDEGAGSWADTLLAQPALWTVPLAFVTMIGVSLLTPGSRSPRVTTFMVRLHTPEAMRLDRG, encoded by the coding sequence GTGAACCACGCGTACGGTGCCGCCGCGGTGGTCGCGGTCGCCGTCGCCACCTTGGCGATCGGCTGGTGGGGGTTGCGCGTGGCCCGGACGACCTCGGACTTCTTCGTCGCCTCACGCGCGGTCCGCCCGGCGCTCAACGCGTCGGCGATCGGCGGCGAATACCTGTCCGCTGCCTCCTTCCTCGGAGTGGCGGGGCTGGTGCTGGCCTTCGGCGCCGAGATGCTCTGGTACCCCGTCGGCTGGACCGCGGGCTACCTCGTGCTGCTGGTGTTGGTCGCCGCCCCACTGCGCCGCAGCGGCGCCTACACGCTGCCCGACTTCGCCCAGGCGCGGCTGGAGTCTCGACGCGTACGCGGCCTCACCTCGATGCTGGTCGTGGCGATCGGGATGCTCTATCTGATCCCACAGTTCCAAGGCGCGGGTTTGACGCTGCGTCTGGCGACCGGGCTCGACCCGCGCGTCGGTGGCCTTGTGGTGGCGCTGGTCGTGTTGGGCAACGTACTCGCGGGCGGGATGCGCTCGGTGACGTTCGTCCAGGCCTTCCAGTTCTGGCTCAAGCTGACCGCGCTGCTCGTGCCCGCGATCGTGCTGCTCTCCGTGTGGTGGGGCGACGGCGGCGTCTCCCCTGCCAGCGCCGCGTTCGACCTCCCCGGCCAGGAGCCCCACTGGGGCGACCCGATGTCCACCGAGAGCCCGCACGCGCTCTACACGACGTACTCGATCATCGCGGCCACCTTCCTGGGCACGATGGGCCTGCCGCACGTGGTGGTGCGCTTCTACACCAATCCCGACGGCCGCGCGGCGAGGCGTACGACGCTGGTGGTGCTGGCTCTGATCGGCCTGTTCTATGTCCTCCCGCCGGTCTATGGGGCCCTGGGTCGCATCTATGCCGGGGATCTGGTCACGTCCGGGCGCAGCGACCTCGTCGTGCTCGAACTCCCCAGCCGCATGCTGGGGGCGACGGCCGCGGACCTGTTGTCGGCGCTGCTCGTCGCCGGGGCCTTCGCTGCCTTCCTGTCGACGTCGTCGGGGCTCACCGTGGCGATCGCGGGCGTGCTCAGCCAGGACCTCTTCGAGTCGCGGCTTCCGGGCGTGGCCGGCTTCCGCGCGGGCGCAGTGGTCGCGGTCGTCGCGCCCTATCTCCTGGCGATCGCGATCGCCGACGTAGGAGTGGCGACCGCGGTCGGGCTGGCCTTCGCGGTGGCGGCCTCCACCTTCTGCCCGCTGCTGGTGCTGGGCATCTGGTGGCACCGACTGACCGCGGCGGGCGCCCTCGCCGGTCTCGCGATGGGTGGTCTGACCTCGGGATTCGCGGTCGTACGCACGTTCTTCAGCGACGAGGGCGCTGGCTCGTGGGCCGACACTCTCCTGGCCCAGCCGGCGCTGTGGACCGTGCCACTGGCCTTCGTCACCATGATCGGCGTCTCCCTGCTCACCCCGGGCTCGCGCTCCCCTCGCGTGACCACCTTCATGGTCCGGCTGCACACTCCCGAGGCGATGCGCCTGGACCGCGGCTGA
- a CDS encoding MarP family serine protease produces MNVLDWCLLVLVGLYALSGYWQGFITGASATAGLLIGGVLGIWLAPLALGNAASSVWVSLGALFIVILCASLGQALMQYVGAHLRDRIAWQPVRFVDAVGGAALSAVAVLLVSWALGVAVSGSRLGALTPQVRESIVLGKVDAALPNGANRVLRAFDNVVGNTFFPRYLEPFAPERIVKVAPGPKRMFTDPDVVNAAPSVLKVRSTRACQGGIEGSGFLYARNRLMTNAHVVAGVRRPEVLIGDRSVPARVVHYDARLDVAVLALDTANLPTLPFNRSAKAKDPIAILGFPQDGPYDVRSGRIRAQQRLRSPDIYGSGSVIREVFSVRGLVRPGNSGGPIVDSAGDVVGVVFAASVSDRQTGYALTADQVAEAAALGVTSSAQVSTGRCVS; encoded by the coding sequence ATGAACGTCCTCGACTGGTGCCTGCTGGTGCTGGTCGGCCTCTATGCCCTGTCGGGCTACTGGCAGGGCTTCATCACCGGCGCCTCGGCCACGGCCGGTCTGCTGATCGGTGGCGTCCTGGGCATCTGGCTGGCCCCGTTGGCGCTCGGCAACGCCGCGTCCTCGGTCTGGGTATCCCTCGGCGCGTTGTTCATCGTGATCTTGTGCGCTTCGTTGGGGCAGGCGCTGATGCAGTACGTCGGGGCGCACCTTCGCGATCGGATCGCCTGGCAGCCGGTCAGGTTCGTCGATGCGGTCGGGGGAGCCGCGCTCAGCGCGGTGGCCGTACTCCTGGTGTCGTGGGCGTTGGGTGTCGCCGTCTCCGGCTCGCGTCTGGGCGCGCTCACCCCGCAGGTGCGTGAATCGATTGTCTTGGGCAAGGTGGACGCCGCATTGCCCAATGGCGCCAATCGGGTGTTGCGCGCCTTCGACAACGTCGTAGGCAACACCTTCTTCCCGCGCTATCTGGAGCCCTTCGCACCTGAGCGCATCGTGAAGGTCGCCCCCGGCCCCAAGCGGATGTTCACCGACCCCGATGTCGTCAACGCGGCCCCTTCGGTGCTCAAGGTGCGCTCGACCAGGGCTTGCCAGGGCGGCATCGAGGGCTCCGGTTTCCTTTATGCGCGCAACCGGCTGATGACCAACGCGCACGTCGTGGCAGGCGTACGCCGACCCGAGGTGCTGATCGGAGACCGGTCGGTGCCGGCGCGCGTGGTGCACTACGACGCCCGGCTCGACGTGGCGGTGCTCGCGCTCGACACCGCAAACCTGCCCACGCTGCCCTTCAACCGCAGCGCCAAGGCCAAGGACCCGATCGCCATCTTGGGCTTCCCACAAGACGGCCCGTACGACGTCCGCAGCGGCCGGATCCGGGCGCAACAACGCCTGCGCTCACCCGACATCTACGGGTCCGGATCGGTGATCCGCGAGGTGTTCTCCGTACGCGGACTCGTCCGCCCCGGCAACTCCGGCGGGCCGATCGTGGACTCGGCAGGCGACGTCGTGGGTGTCGTCTTCGCCGCCTCGGTCAGCGATCGCCAGACCGGTTATGCGCTCACCGCCGATCAGGTGGCCGAAGCGGCCGCGCTGGGAGTGACGTCCAGCGCCCAGGTGTCGACCGGCCGTTGTGTGAGCTGA
- a CDS encoding LytTR family DNA-binding domain-containing protein: protein MTLRVLVIDDERPALDELGFLLGRDPRVSTVRTTDSATDALRLLQESEVDAVFLDISMPGLSGLELAQVLSRFKNPPPIVFVTAHEQHAVDAFELNAVDYVLKPVREERLGEAVRRIVEGSSRTAPRADDQVAVELGGRTRLIARADIRFVEAQGDYARLHTAQGSHLLRTPLATLEQQWRDAGFVRIHRSLLVALPHVSEVRTEGGRCTVMVGDQELVVSRRHTRELRDLLVRRHKPGQA, encoded by the coding sequence ATGACGCTGCGCGTGCTCGTGATCGACGACGAACGACCGGCTCTCGACGAGCTCGGCTTCCTGCTCGGTCGCGATCCGCGCGTGAGCACCGTGCGTACGACCGACTCCGCCACCGATGCGCTTCGCCTGCTCCAGGAGAGCGAGGTCGACGCGGTCTTCCTCGACATCTCGATGCCCGGTCTCAGCGGCCTCGAACTCGCCCAGGTGTTGTCGCGGTTCAAGAATCCCCCGCCGATCGTGTTCGTCACCGCCCACGAACAGCACGCGGTGGACGCGTTCGAACTCAACGCGGTCGACTACGTCCTCAAACCCGTGCGCGAAGAGCGCCTCGGCGAAGCCGTACGCCGGATCGTCGAGGGCAGCAGTCGCACGGCGCCACGCGCCGACGACCAGGTGGCGGTAGAGCTGGGCGGTCGGACCCGGCTGATCGCGCGCGCGGACATTCGCTTCGTCGAGGCGCAGGGCGACTACGCCCGGCTGCACACGGCCCAGGGCTCGCACCTGCTGCGCACCCCCCTCGCCACGTTGGAGCAGCAGTGGCGAGACGCGGGATTCGTACGCATCCATCGCTCGCTGTTGGTCGCGCTGCCGCACGTCAGCGAGGTGCGTACGGAAGGTGGCCGCTGCACGGTGATGGTCGGCGACCAGGAACTCGTGGTGAGCCGTCGACACACGCGCGAATTGCGCGACCTGCTCGTACGACGCCACAAGCCGGGGCAGGCGTGA
- a CDS encoding oxidoreductase: protein MTDLTVADLARLEGVPSAMASARDGIDVLLRDRGLRRTPADATADSLLKGAYASAVLADSVSSWEDVDAGRGDETAQAALRISTELLALVPTLKRSPLQAFARIHALAAVDAPELAGRPAGPEAAQRLQELGRLLLARGDVPALVLAAVAHAEFATGGFFASHNTLVARAVERLVLVATGVDEKSLIVPEAGHLAHRAAYESNLRGWAAGSRNGRHSWLLYAAEAYAAGAEASPLKQG from the coding sequence GTGACCGACTTAACCGTCGCCGACCTCGCCCGGCTCGAAGGCGTGCCCTCCGCGATGGCGTCGGCTCGCGACGGCATCGACGTCCTGCTCCGTGACCGAGGCCTTCGTCGTACGCCCGCCGACGCAACGGCAGACTCGTTGCTCAAGGGGGCGTACGCGAGCGCGGTGCTCGCGGACAGTGTGTCCTCCTGGGAGGACGTCGACGCTGGGCGTGGGGATGAGACGGCGCAGGCCGCCCTGCGGATCTCGACCGAGTTGCTCGCTCTGGTGCCGACCTTGAAGCGATCGCCGCTGCAGGCCTTCGCCCGGATCCATGCGCTGGCCGCGGTCGACGCCCCGGAACTCGCGGGGCGACCGGCCGGTCCCGAGGCGGCGCAACGGCTCCAGGAGCTCGGGCGTTTGCTCCTGGCTCGTGGTGACGTGCCCGCGCTGGTGTTGGCGGCGGTGGCGCACGCCGAGTTCGCGACCGGAGGCTTCTTCGCCTCGCACAACACTCTCGTGGCTCGCGCGGTCGAGCGGCTCGTGCTCGTCGCCACCGGCGTGGACGAGAAGTCGCTGATCGTGCCGGAGGCCGGACACCTGGCGCACCGGGCGGCGTACGAGTCCAATCTGCGCGGCTGGGCCGCTGGCTCGCGCAACGGACGACACTCCTGGCTGCTCTACGCGGCCGAGGCGTACGCCGCCGGTGCGGAGGCCAGCCCGCTGAAACAGGGCTGA
- a CDS encoding histidine kinase: MRWLPRRAHLGTEADRATFRTLHTASLASPALREGLTPSSAERSLKHLRSLLGTPAAALTKGTTLLAWDGAGEHHTPHVAQIASVAIESGTTQVARSRCDQSSCELRHAIVSPLFVEDALVGTLQVLTAYPTAGLIRAASEVAGWVSGQLELAELDANRTLLMEAEVRALRAQISPHFIYNSLGAIASFVRTDPDRARELLLEFADFTRYSFRKHGEFTTLAEELRSIERYLLLEQARFGDRLRVTLRIAPEVLPITVPFLCLQPLVENAIKHGMEGRTGGGSIVIEAADRDRECVITVEDDGDGADPTAIELILAGESDTDSIGLGNVDERLRRAFGDDYGLVVETAPGAGTKVIVRVPKFAPGVTQS, from the coding sequence GTGCGCTGGCTGCCACGACGCGCCCACCTCGGCACCGAAGCCGACCGCGCCACCTTTCGTACGCTGCACACCGCGAGCCTGGCCAGCCCGGCGTTGCGCGAGGGACTCACGCCGAGCAGCGCCGAACGTTCGCTGAAGCACCTGCGCTCCTTGCTGGGCACCCCGGCCGCGGCCCTCACCAAGGGGACCACGCTGCTGGCCTGGGACGGCGCGGGCGAGCACCACACCCCGCACGTCGCGCAGATCGCGAGCGTCGCGATCGAGAGCGGGACCACCCAGGTTGCACGCAGCCGCTGCGACCAGTCGAGCTGCGAGTTGCGCCATGCCATCGTGTCCCCGCTCTTCGTCGAAGACGCGTTGGTCGGCACGCTCCAGGTGCTCACCGCCTACCCCACCGCCGGACTGATCCGGGCGGCATCCGAGGTCGCCGGCTGGGTGTCGGGTCAACTCGAGCTCGCCGAGCTCGACGCCAATCGGACGTTGCTGATGGAGGCCGAGGTCCGCGCGCTGAGAGCTCAGATCAGCCCGCACTTCATCTACAACTCGCTCGGCGCGATCGCCAGTTTCGTCCGCACCGATCCCGACCGGGCGCGCGAACTGCTGCTGGAGTTCGCCGATTTCACCCGCTACTCGTTCCGCAAGCACGGCGAGTTCACCACGCTGGCCGAGGAGCTGCGCTCGATCGAGCGATACCTGCTGCTCGAGCAGGCGCGTTTCGGCGACCGGTTGCGAGTCACCTTGCGGATTGCGCCCGAGGTGCTGCCCATCACCGTCCCGTTCTTGTGCCTGCAACCCCTGGTGGAGAACGCGATCAAGCACGGCATGGAGGGTCGTACGGGCGGGGGCAGCATCGTGATCGAGGCCGCCGACCGTGACCGGGAATGTGTGATCACCGTCGAGGACGACGGCGACGGCGCCGATCCCACTGCGATCGAACTCATCCTCGCCGGCGAGTCCGACACCGACTCGATCGGTCTGGGAAACGTCGACGAGCGGCTGCGCAGAGCCTTCGGTGACGACTATGGTCTGGTGGTCGAAACCGCTCCGGGAGCGGGCACGAAGGTGATCGTGCGCGTCCCCAAATTCGCACCGGGAGTGACCCAATCATGA
- a CDS encoding phage holin family protein: MRTEPVKDDDPTIGRLVHNISTDMSALMRKEIALAKSEIQFSVKNAGAGAGFFAGAAFIGLLAIIMLSVAFAYLIHWNGSGLSLHWAFLIVFGVYTLIAALLAYLGYRKVLKVKAPERAIAQAKKTQATLIRR, from the coding sequence ATGCGAACCGAGCCGGTCAAGGACGACGACCCGACCATCGGCCGACTCGTCCACAACATCAGTACCGACATGTCGGCGCTGATGCGCAAGGAGATCGCACTCGCCAAGTCGGAGATCCAGTTCAGCGTGAAGAACGCCGGTGCCGGAGCCGGGTTCTTCGCCGGCGCCGCGTTCATCGGGCTGCTCGCGATCATCATGTTGTCGGTGGCTTTCGCCTACCTGATCCACTGGAACGGTTCGGGGCTGTCGCTGCACTGGGCGTTCCTGATCGTCTTCGGGGTCTACACGCTGATCGCGGCCCTGCTTGCCTACCTCGGGTATCGCAAGGTGCTGAAGGTCAAGGCTCCCGAGCGCGCCATCGCGCAGGCCAAGAAGACCCAGGCGACCCTGATCCGCCGCTGA
- a CDS encoding DUF485 domain-containing protein, whose amino-acid sequence MSDHPDERPDQRPQAAPGAHTHAQPNDPLYRELNQSADFQELRKRYRAFAFPVTIAFLVWYLLYVLLSTYASDFMGKHLFGNINIGLVLGLLQFVTTFGIAWVYARHAAAKFDPIADKINTEYESRRLS is encoded by the coding sequence ATGAGTGACCACCCGGATGAGCGGCCGGATCAGCGGCCGCAGGCTGCGCCCGGCGCGCACACCCACGCCCAACCGAACGACCCTCTCTATCGAGAGCTCAACCAATCGGCCGACTTCCAGGAGTTGCGCAAGCGCTATCGGGCGTTCGCGTTCCCGGTGACCATCGCGTTCCTGGTCTGGTACCTGCTCTATGTCCTGCTCTCGACCTACGCCAGCGACTTCATGGGCAAGCACCTCTTCGGCAACATCAACATCGGCCTGGTCCTCGGCCTCCTCCAGTTCGTCACCACCTTCGGCATCGCCTGGGTGTACGCACGCCACGCCGCCGCGAAGTTCGACCCCATCGCAGACAAGATCAACACCGAGTACGAGTCGAGGAGGCTCTCGTGA
- a CDS encoding class I SAM-dependent methyltransferase codes for MSETPDLARSFGAVAKAYDHGRPDYSPDAVRWLVGEHPTTVLELGAGTGKLTRTLVDLGHDVHATEPDPEMLAVLRTNLPDVRASRGGAEEITAPDNSYDVVIAGQAFHWFDHQRAIPEIARVLKNGGRLGLLWNFRDDRIPWVKRLGRLIGNAEHDFDPITPVQAPYDHLHWFMPVETHEFKHWQHIDPDVLHDLVLSRSYISTLPDEEREAKLAEVRDFYADFGRGYDGMQLPYVTRCYRAQVIDRLMSTSTQDQPITDDGDDGLLIDFR; via the coding sequence GTGAGCGAGACTCCTGACCTCGCCCGGAGTTTCGGCGCCGTCGCGAAGGCGTACGACCACGGGCGCCCCGACTACTCCCCCGATGCGGTGCGTTGGTTGGTCGGCGAGCATCCGACGACGGTGCTGGAGTTGGGCGCAGGGACGGGCAAACTCACCCGGACCCTGGTCGACCTGGGCCACGACGTGCACGCCACCGAACCCGACCCCGAGATGCTCGCGGTCTTGCGCACGAACCTGCCGGACGTACGCGCCTCTCGCGGCGGGGCCGAGGAGATCACCGCACCCGACAACAGCTATGACGTGGTGATCGCCGGTCAGGCCTTTCATTGGTTCGACCACCAGCGCGCCATCCCGGAGATCGCTCGCGTGCTCAAGAACGGCGGCCGCCTGGGCTTGCTGTGGAACTTCCGCGACGACCGGATCCCGTGGGTCAAGCGACTCGGGCGACTGATCGGCAACGCCGAGCACGACTTCGACCCGATCACCCCAGTGCAGGCGCCCTATGACCACCTGCACTGGTTCATGCCCGTGGAGACCCACGAGTTCAAGCACTGGCAGCACATCGACCCGGACGTGCTGCACGACCTGGTGCTCTCACGCTCCTACATCTCCACGCTGCCCGACGAGGAGCGCGAGGCCAAGCTCGCCGAGGTGCGCGACTTCTATGCCGACTTCGGTCGCGGCTATGACGGGATGCAACTGCCCTACGTCACCCGGTGTTACCGCGCCCAGGTGATCGATCGGCTGATGTCCACCTCGACGCAAGACCAGCCGATCACCGACGACGGCGATGACGGTCTGCTGATCGACTTCAGGTGA
- a CDS encoding acetyl-coenzyme A synthetase N-terminal domain-containing protein — protein sequence MSEQNAETNSGALANLSTEDRRFEPPAELAEHANVKEEAYARADADREAYWAAAADRLEWAQKWDRVLDWDNPPFAKWFVGGTLNASVNCVDRHVAAGRGDKVALHWIGEPTDDDGIAIDSRDITYSELKDLVSQTANALTSLGRGQGRPGGDLYADDPRGRGRDAGLRSTRRDRTRSSSVASPPTLWPHASSTARRA from the coding sequence GTGAGCGAGCAAAACGCCGAGACGAATTCTGGAGCCTTGGCCAACCTGTCGACCGAGGACCGACGTTTCGAGCCCCCGGCCGAGCTCGCGGAACACGCCAACGTCAAGGAGGAGGCGTACGCCCGCGCGGACGCCGACCGCGAGGCCTATTGGGCGGCCGCAGCCGATCGCCTCGAATGGGCACAGAAGTGGGACCGGGTGCTCGACTGGGACAACCCTCCCTTCGCCAAGTGGTTCGTGGGCGGCACCCTCAACGCCTCGGTCAACTGCGTCGATCGCCACGTCGCCGCCGGTCGCGGCGACAAGGTCGCGCTGCACTGGATCGGCGAACCCACCGATGACGACGGCATCGCGATCGACTCGCGCGACATCACCTACTCCGAACTCAAGGACCTGGTCTCCCAGACCGCCAACGCGCTGACCTCCCTGGGACGTGGGCAAGGGCGACCGGGTGGCGATCTATATGCCGATGATCCCCGAGGTCGCGGTCGCGATGCTGGCCTGCGCTCGACTCGGCGTGATCGCACACGGTCGTCTTCGGTGGCTTCTCCGCCGACGCTTTGGCCTCACGCGTCGTCGACTGCCAGGCGCGCGTGA
- the nhaA gene encoding Na+/H+ antiporter NhaA: MPDARRDDDLWRSGRRFISSDRPLARLVARPVREFLRIEAAGSVPLLLAAALALIWANSPWSEAYDHFWHAEISLDLGVLQLTESLQHWVNDALMVIFFFVVGLEIKYEIVNGDLRDPKTASLPILAAIGGMLVPAGIYLALNAGHESSAGWGIPMATDIAFAVGVVGLLGRRIPSAARIFLLTLAIVDDIGAILVIAFFYTADLNLTWLAVAVALLAVMVVARVLRIWTIWFYVVIGVGVWLALLESGVHATLAGVAIGLLTPAEPLLKEQVARQYAVRALEDHSLDPDELARLRFLLRESVPVVERLQSTLHPVSAYLVLPVFALANAGVELGALDKVFTSEVGLGIILGLVVGKPIGIALASWLAVRLGLGRLPAGANWSMVIGLGAVAGIGFTVSLFIAGLSFPGQALLTDEAKIAILLASLIAAAIGVVLLLLGTRGRISTAHDQRDEPAPSD, from the coding sequence ATGCCCGACGCCCGCCGCGACGACGACCTGTGGCGGTCGGGGAGGCGGTTCATCTCCAGCGACCGACCGCTGGCACGTCTGGTGGCGCGCCCCGTACGCGAGTTCCTGCGGATCGAGGCGGCAGGCTCCGTGCCGCTCCTGCTGGCGGCTGCCCTGGCCTTGATCTGGGCCAACAGCCCGTGGTCGGAGGCCTACGACCACTTCTGGCATGCCGAGATCTCGCTCGACCTGGGCGTCCTCCAACTCACCGAGTCGTTGCAGCATTGGGTCAACGACGCATTGATGGTGATCTTCTTCTTCGTCGTCGGGCTGGAGATCAAGTACGAGATCGTCAACGGCGACCTGCGCGACCCCAAGACCGCTTCGCTGCCGATCCTGGCCGCGATCGGCGGCATGCTCGTCCCGGCGGGCATCTACCTGGCCCTCAACGCCGGACACGAGAGCAGCGCCGGTTGGGGCATCCCGATGGCCACGGACATCGCCTTCGCGGTCGGCGTGGTCGGGTTGCTCGGTCGCCGGATCCCGTCCGCGGCGCGGATCTTCCTGCTGACCTTGGCGATCGTCGACGATATCGGGGCGATCCTGGTGATCGCGTTCTTCTACACCGCCGACCTCAACCTCACCTGGCTCGCGGTCGCGGTCGCCCTGCTCGCGGTGATGGTGGTGGCTCGCGTACTGCGGATCTGGACGATCTGGTTCTACGTGGTCATCGGCGTCGGCGTGTGGCTGGCGTTGCTGGAGTCGGGCGTACACGCAACCCTGGCGGGCGTCGCCATCGGCCTGCTCACGCCCGCCGAGCCCCTGCTGAAGGAGCAGGTGGCGCGCCAGTACGCAGTCCGCGCGCTCGAAGATCACAGCCTCGACCCGGACGAGTTGGCGCGGTTGCGCTTCCTGTTGCGCGAGTCCGTCCCGGTGGTGGAACGACTGCAGAGCACGCTGCACCCTGTCTCGGCCTACCTGGTGTTGCCCGTCTTCGCGCTGGCCAACGCGGGCGTCGAACTCGGCGCGCTCGACAAGGTGTTCACCTCCGAGGTCGGCCTCGGCATCATCTTGGGGCTGGTCGTCGGCAAGCCGATCGGCATCGCGCTGGCCTCGTGGCTCGCGGTCCGACTCGGCCTCGGTCGGCTGCCGGCAGGTGCCAACTGGTCGATGGTGATCGGACTGGGAGCAGTCGCGGGCATCGGCTTCACCGTGTCGCTGTTCATCGCCGGTCTCAGTTTCCCCGGCCAGGCACTGCTGACCGACGAGGCCAAGATCGCGATCCTGCTGGCGTCCCTGATCGCCGCGGCGATCGGCGTCGTACTGCTGCTGCTGGGCACCCGGGGCCGGATCTCGACCGCGCACGATCAGCGCGATGAGCCGGCCCCGAGCGACTAG